The following proteins come from a genomic window of Dermacentor albipictus isolate Rhodes 1998 colony chromosome 8, USDA_Dalb.pri_finalv2, whole genome shotgun sequence:
- the LOC139048411 gene encoding uncharacterized protein, which produces MEAARKNVAETRVVESLATQLHKVEDDNREAHADLYEVQARAGKPLPVCYRCGSPSHTHAVCPHINDTCFKCSKKGHIQRACRSSNRQSHDGYKKKRSLKTLKVVAQEPTISISKQGAASRAPIFVKLNINDAPVEMELDTGTAVSIMPFKQFKKRLPSTSCRSTDVTLRTYTGALVRPCGVAVVNVQHSGRTAQLPLYLVDQAGPPLLGREWLHTLRLDWDSIWGLNYISRGQPKWMPAVVMAQTGPVSFKVRVSTPSGCLEWRRHKNQLLQSTTVPAENVVQDDEFSVGPHSDLGSGSAAENSVEGDGFAVGPHSDPGSGQAFSVPPASVSLSPPTSQADTARGDDDRRYPIRNRRPPDRFQAGT; this is translated from the exons ATGGAAGCAGCCCGGAAGAATGTCGCCGAGACTCGAGTCGTGGAATCATtggccacacagctgcacaaaGTTGAAGACGACAATAGAGAGGCACATGCTGATCTGTACGAGGTGCAAGCGAGAGCTGGTAAGCCGCTACCAGTTTGTTACCGCTGCGGTTCCCCGAGCCACACTCATGCAGTATGCCCTCACATTAACGATACCTGTTTTAAGTGTTCGAAGAAAGGACACATTCAAAGAGCCTGTCGGAGCAGCAACAGGCAATCTCATGACGGGTATAAGAAAAAACGGAGCCTGAAAACGCTAAAAGTTGTGGCACAGGAGCCGACTATCAGCATTTCCAAACAAGGGGCTGCCAGCCGCGCTCCCATTTTTGTTAAACTAAATATAAATGATGCACCGGTAGAAATGGAACTCGACACGGGAACTGCAGTGTCAATCATGCCTTTCAAGCAGTTCAAGAAGCGGCTTCCTTCTACCAGCTGCCGATCAACTGACGTCACCCTACGCACCTATACCGGAGCTCTCGTCCGACCTTGTGGCGTCGCGGTTGTCAACGTGCAGCATAGTGGACGGACGGCGCAGCTGCCGCTCTACCTCGTCGACCAAGCAGGACCACCACTGCTAGGACGAGAATGGCTACACACACTGCGTCTGGACTGGGACAGTATTTGGGGTCTGAACTACATCTCAAG GGGACAGCCAAAATGGATGCCAGCAGTAGTAATGGCCCAGACTGGACCAGTGTCTTTCAAGGTTCGTGTATCAACCCCTTCAGGATGCTTGGAGTGGCGGCGTCACAAGAACCAGTTGCTTCAAAGCACGACCGTGCCTGCGGAAAACGTCGTTCAAGACGACGAGTTCTCCGTGGGGCCACACAGCGACCTCGGATCGGGATCAGCTGCGGAAAACTCCGTGGAAGGCGATGGGTTCGCCGTGGGGCCACACAGCGACCCCGGATCGGGACAAGCCTTTTCGGTACCACCAGCTAGTGTTTCTCTCTCACCACCGACGTCACAGGCTGACACTGCACGGGGTGACGATGATCGACGCTACCCAATTCGAAATCGTCGACCACCTGATAGGTTCCAAGCAGGAACGTGA